The window atggttttttttctattaaacttAACATAAAAGACCTGCCAGCTAAACTTTTTTGTATTGGTAAGTTACTAGAACTTTCATTTTCAGAAATTCTGTTGTACTTCCAACTGCCGATGGATCATGTCCCTCTGATGACTCTTCTTCAAATGAATGTAAAAGTTTCCTTTTTCTGAAAATCCGTGCACCAACCAAGCGATTGACCATAGTGGGTTTTACTTGGATAGATTTATGAGAACAGCCGGGAATGCACAGCACACctttttcttgcacatttggtaCAGGATCTACATTAACTGTTGATGTGGATGTTGATGGCAGAAGACGAGGATCTACATTAACTGTTGATGTGGATGTTGATGGCAGAAGACGAGGATCTACATTAACTGTTGATGTGGATGTTGATGGCAGAAGACGTGGGTCTTTATTTatgttcattaaataatttgGGACTTGGGGATTCAGTCGGGGTCTATTGGTTTTTTGGTCCATCCAATCTTGGTAGTTTAGTAATGCTTCTTCCAGCTagaataaaatgagaaaattcatTAGTAATCGTCAAAAAACAGGCAAATCAAGGAAAACAAAGAGATGCACGGGTACCCGGCTAGGATCCGGTACCCGGCAGTTTCGGCACTTTTTCAGGATCCGGCCAGATACCGGATAATGATGCCGGATAacatgtaataataaaaaaaaagaaaccaacTGTTTTCATAGGAAAATGGTTATTgcgcttttatttaaatcaacttaTAATTTTAACAGATTTTAGTATTAGATCAAGttgtttcatcatcccagcctatatacgtccactgcagggcacaggcctcccctcagaatgagagggcttggccatagttcccacgggggcccagtgcggattgggaacttcacacacaccattgaattgcttcgcaggtttgtgcaggtttcctcacgatgttttccttcaccgcaaagctcgtggtaaatttcaaatgtaactgaatgcaatttcaaatgtaactgcacatgaatttggaaaaactcagaggtgcgagccgggggttgaacccacaaccctctgcttgagaggcgatgggtcaaaccactaggccacgactttctcatttattaatcattttataGTAACTAGTCATTGAGATATTTAAGtactaattttttaaatttttatgtgtGAATCAATAATCAAACTTTAAATTGACAGATTGTGATGTAAAACAAATCACACTGAGAGTATCACTTTCTGCCTCACCCCACACAGCTTCGCCCTTCCGAGCGGTGGATATGGAAGGTATTTTAATGCCGGGTAATTTTGCCGGTTACCGGCAGATTCGGCAAAAATTATGCGGGTACCCGTTACCCATTACCCAGCAAACAGGATCCGGCCCATCTCTAGAAAACAATCTTGTTCTACGATTAAAATACATAGGTTATATTGTAGATAAGtagatacttacttacattCAAATGATCTTCGCAAATGTAAAGACTACCAGTTTTTGGtacgtttgttttatttacagcaGCACACCATTGTACTCTCGAAGACCTCGGCAcgtggaaaaaatgttttttacgaTTCTTTATAActgtatttttgcaggtggGAACGAAGCAAGTAACGAGGGGATCTAACTTACGAACtcgtttattcatttttattgtcaattatTTCCAATTCAGTCCAGAAAAatgcgaaaaattaaaatacgatAAAAACCAACATCAAATCACAGCCACAAACCATTACTCAAACCAAATCAAACAAACgtcaatcaaaattcaaaaacaacgtCAAAATGACAACCCgtagcttgttttttttttcatggcccAGGCAATGACAATGTGTAGATTCAGCCTTACAAgcgtttttgaatttttcgagatttcaaaattatttttgactaaCTTGGAATACGAATTTcacgaaaagaaaaaatacgggTCTCCTAGTTTTCAAACTACTATTTATTGGCATAAAAAAACACAggcaaaaaaattgaaatgttgTAATTCTAATCTaaaatgagttcgtattatcttatcaggttgtacagtgatggctgagcagtaCAGGGTCGAGCATTACAGGTCCCAAGGGAAGAAAGAAAGGTTACCCCCAATTTGGACCAATTTGGACCAATTCAAAGAGTATATAATTATTCATGCGTGTGTCGTGTTCAAAGAGTATTGTGATGTATCGTGTTtctaaactatttaaataaatgttttttgtaaatttaacattaaaacCATAAGTGTGTGAAATTTATATTCGCACTTATTTAACTGACGAAGTAAAATCAATTTGCTTTGGAACTAAGACTTAAGTATTCTATTTTGTGACTTACCTACTTCGAAAATCTAGCAGAAACGCTGGGCTCTATTCTTGTATCTTGTATCACTACTTAAAATGGGTAAAACATCGAAGGATAAACGGGATATATACTATAGGTTAGCCAAGGAAGAAGGTTGGCGCGCCAGGAGtgcatttaaattattacaaatcaATGAAGAACACAATATATTTGAAGGTGTGCTACGCGCTGTCGACTTATGCGCGGCTCCAGGCAGTTGGAGCCAAGTACTGACCAAGAAGCTGAGGCAAAATACTCAAAACGACGACGACGTGAAGATAGTAGCTGTTGATTTACAAGCTATGGCTGCTCTACCTGGTGTCAAACAAATACAAGGTGACATAACCAAAGTATCCACTGCGAATGAAATTATCAAAGAATTCGAAGGGTTAAAGGCAGACTTAGTTGTGTGTGATGGAGCACCAGATGTAACTGGCCTACATGATATTGACGAATATGTTCAATCACAACTTCTATTGGCTGCTTTGAACATAACAACACATGTCCTTAAGGATGGTGGTGTATTTGTTGCCAAAATATTCAGAGGAAAAGATGTTTCACTCTTGTATTCACAGCTTAAACAGTTTTTCAAGTTTGTTACAATTAGTAAGCCACGAAGCTCGAGGACATCTAGTATAGAAGCATTTGTTATTTGTCAACAATACCAACCACCTGATGGTTATATACCCACCATGGTCAACCCATTACTAGATCATAAATATTGTGACTTTAATGAGTTCATAGGCCCTAATAGATTTATAGTGCCTTTTAATGCCTGCGGAGACTTGAGTGCATATGACTCTGATACCTCATATCCCCTGCTGTTAGAAGGACAAACGTCATATGAATACAAAGAACCAATTCAAGCACCCATTGACCCCCCTACAGAGAAGTTTTGGACATGACAAAgaacttaaaattgtaatagTGCTGCTTCCATGAAAACATACATTtctatttagtttcattttaataaagttgaatagtaataaaattcatttttttctttttgtaattaACAACAAGGACCATATATAGTAAGGACAATCACCATACTAAAAATTTCCACCAGAACAAAGCCAAAATCCAGGATTATGACTAGATGTTGCTGAGATTTTTACTACATTATGACTAGATAGCATTAAACGCAAATAGCAGTGCATAATCCAGGGAAACGGTGCTGAGAATTTTTccaacattattatatttaaagggCACAAATACCTTAGCTGTCAAAAAACCACTGATATCTAAGCAGTCAACATAGCAAAtacttattgtatttattgCTCAGAAGAATAACACAGGTTGTTATTGTTCTGAGATTTATTGTTTTCATTCTTGTATGCCAACATACTGTATTGGTTCAAGACAtggttagtactattatatattgtCTGTGACATGGTTGCTTTTTTGATCGAGCTAAGTACCTAAAAAGCGAGATGCCAATAAAAGGGGTGTAATTAATGTACGAATAGTAcacgcttaaataatgcacTGCCTAATTCGTGCACCTCGTACCGAACTGCAGACGAAGCAggggaaccaataatgtacgacgtgataatccgaagcattatgtcttccgattatcatgcctaacgattccgtgattgaaataaaatactaataaatactgtttgtgggcggtggtgatctctaccatcaggagacccacttgcttgtttgccatccagtcgaataaaaaaaaaaatgaagggCGAGAGCGGCGAGTGAGGCTGCTCGCACACCATCGCCCTTCAACCTAACCCAGCCGGGTTGgagggaaacaataatgtacaactcggaatgtacgcgcaataatgtacattatcatttatcatggtcgcgcattatctctgcgtacaaaatattgcgcgcgctgtaatgtacgacgtgataataccaatcgattcgaatgaatagacatttgtcgccgcggatcgagcgagcgtagcgagcgagATCAATATAGCCGGAGCAGATCCGACCCGGCCGGTTAGGTTGAAGGGCGAGGGCGGCAGTCTTGCTcgctaggtattttttttatttcaatcacggaaatcgtaaggcatgatgatcggaagacataatgcttcggattatcacgtcgtacattattgcgcgtaagaatgaaagaaagaaacatttattcgtgacatgacatgacgtgacgtgacatggataagaatataataaaaataaaatgaaataaaaaatagttatgcat of the Choristoneura fumiferana chromosome 17, NRCan_CFum_1, whole genome shotgun sequence genome contains:
- the LOC141436848 gene encoding LOW QUALITY PROTEIN: tRNA (cytidine(32)/guanosine(34)-2'-O)-methyltransferase-like (The sequence of the model RefSeq protein was modified relative to this genomic sequence to represent the inferred CDS: inserted 1 base in 1 codon); translated protein: MGKTSKDKRDIYYRLAKEEGWRARSAFKLLQINEEHNIFEGVLRAVDLCAAPGSWSQVLTKKLRQNTQNDDDVKIVAVDLQAMAALPGVKQIQGDITKVSTANEIIKEFEGLKADLVVCDGAPDVTGLHDIDEYVQSQLLLAALNITTHVLKDGGVFVAKIFRGKDVSLLYSQLKQFFKFVTISKPRSSRTSSIEAFVICQQYQPPDGYIPTMVNPLLDHKYCDFNEFIGPNRFIVPFNACGDLSAYDSDTSYPLLLEGQTSYEYKEPIQAPIXPPYREVLDMTKNLKL